A region of candidate division Zixibacteria bacterium HGW-Zixibacteria-1 DNA encodes the following proteins:
- a CDS encoding indolepyruvate oxidoreductase subunit beta (Involved in the incorporation of exogenous aryl acids in the biosynthesis of aromatic amino acids: catalysis of the ferredoxin-dependent oxidative decarboxylation of arylpyruvates.), protein MDKVTNVLIVGVGGQGVLLASEVLSEVAMRSGLDVKKSEVHGMSQRGGVVSTHIKFGPKVHSPIIPYGQADILISFEQAEALRAVDWVKKSGLVATSTTRLVPPITAGGKFFYPEDAVADLRKKFKDVISLDADKIALEMGNPRLVNILLLGVVSSRLEFDTSAWEEAIKSRVKAKFVDLNLKAFARGRELAEEAFQSKT, encoded by the coding sequence ATGGATAAAGTAACAAATGTTTTGATAGTCGGTGTCGGCGGGCAGGGCGTTCTTCTGGCTTCCGAGGTTCTCTCCGAGGTCGCCATGCGAAGCGGTCTGGATGTCAAGAAATCGGAGGTTCATGGCATGTCACAGCGCGGCGGCGTGGTCAGCACCCATATCAAATTCGGGCCCAAAGTTCACTCGCCCATTATTCCTTATGGTCAGGCCGATATTCTGATTTCTTTCGAGCAGGCCGAGGCATTGCGGGCCGTCGACTGGGTCAAAAAAAGCGGTCTCGTGGCCACATCGACCACTCGCCTGGTGCCGCCCATAACGGCCGGCGGGAAATTCTTCTACCCTGAAGATGCTGTCGCCGACCTGAGAAAGAAGTTCAAAGATGTGATTTCGCTTGATGCCGATAAAATCGCCCTCGAAATGGGCAACCCGCGACTGGTTAATATTCTGCTTTTGGGCGTCGTTTCATCCCGGCTGGAGTTCGATACATCGGCCTGGGAAGAGGCCATCAAATCGCGGGTAAAAGCCAAATTTGTCGACTTGAACCTGAAAGCTTTCGCGCGCGGAAGGGAATTGGCCGAGGAGGCGTTTCAATCTAAGACATAG
- a CDS encoding NADP-specific glutamate dehydrogenase → MNQYLESVMAMVKAKNPAEPEFHQAVHEVLESLGPVLEKHPEYVESKIVERVVEPERVIMFRVPWVDDAGKVQVNRGFRVEFNSAIGPYKGGLRFHPSVNLGILKFLGFEQVFKNSLTTLPMGGGKGGSDFDPKGKSDNEVMHFCQSFMTELYRHIGPNTDVPAGDIGVGGREIGFLFGQYKRIRDAFEGVLTGKGINWGGSLIRPEATGYGTVYFAKEALKTKGDSFKGKKVSISGSGNVAQYATEKVIELGGKVVTLSDSGGFIVDEAGINLEKLKFVFELKNVRRGRIKEYAQKFPSAKYHEGLGVWNVPVDVALPCATQNELDGKDAETLLKNGCICVAEGANMPSTPDAVDLFVQSKILYGPGKAANAGGVAVSGLEMSQNSMRLSWTREEVDKRLHGIMVSIHTACKETSEKYGDPGNYVMGANIAGFVKVADSMLDQGVV, encoded by the coding sequence ATGAACCAGTATCTTGAGTCCGTGATGGCCATGGTCAAGGCCAAAAACCCTGCGGAACCGGAATTCCATCAGGCTGTCCATGAGGTTTTGGAATCTCTTGGACCCGTTCTCGAAAAGCATCCCGAATATGTGGAAAGCAAGATCGTGGAACGGGTTGTCGAGCCTGAACGTGTTATCATGTTCCGGGTCCCCTGGGTTGATGATGCCGGCAAGGTCCAGGTTAACCGTGGATTTCGAGTCGAGTTTAACAGTGCCATCGGCCCGTACAAGGGCGGTCTTCGTTTTCATCCCAGCGTCAACCTGGGAATCCTGAAATTCCTTGGTTTCGAACAGGTTTTCAAAAATTCCCTGACGACGCTTCCCATGGGAGGCGGCAAGGGTGGTTCCGATTTTGATCCCAAGGGAAAATCCGACAACGAAGTGATGCACTTCTGCCAGAGCTTTATGACCGAACTTTATCGCCATATCGGCCCCAACACCGATGTTCCGGCCGGTGATATCGGTGTCGGCGGCCGCGAGATCGGCTTCCTGTTCGGGCAGTACAAGCGTATCCGCGATGCTTTTGAAGGCGTCCTGACCGGAAAAGGCATCAACTGGGGCGGAAGTCTGATTCGTCCGGAAGCGACCGGTTACGGCACGGTTTATTTTGCCAAGGAAGCGCTCAAGACCAAGGGCGATTCCTTCAAGGGTAAAAAAGTCTCCATTTCCGGATCGGGCAATGTTGCTCAGTATGCCACTGAAAAAGTTATTGAACTGGGGGGCAAGGTTGTAACACTGTCTGATTCCGGCGGATTTATTGTCGATGAGGCCGGTATCAATTTGGAAAAACTCAAATTTGTCTTCGAGTTGAAGAATGTCAGACGCGGCCGGATTAAAGAATATGCCCAGAAGTTCCCGTCGGCCAAATACCACGAAGGCCTGGGTGTCTGGAATGTTCCCGTCGATGTGGCTCTTCCCTGCGCGACCCAGAACGAGCTGGACGGCAAAGACGCCGAGACACTTCTGAAGAACGGCTGTATCTGCGTGGCCGAGGGCGCCAATATGCCCAGTACGCCGGACGCGGTCGATCTGTTCGTACAGAGCAAGATTCTCTATGGTCCGGGCAAAGCGGCCAACGCCGGTGGCGTGGCGGTTTCCGGTCTGGAGATGTCTCAGAACAGCATGCGTCTGTCATGGACCCGTGAGGAAGTTGACAAGCGCCTTCACGGCATCATGGTCTCGATTCACACAGCCTGCAAGGAAACATCCGAGAAATACGGCGATCCGGGCAACTATGTCATGGGCGCCAATATCGCGGGCTTTGTCAAGGTGGCCGATTCGATGCTCGACCAGGGCGTTGTTTAA
- a CDS encoding histidine kinase: protein MAKLNIDLKDYESGFARFDSLMQFKVKDILLVSSMYDSFTLEEDGHIAQLIFNEYIELNLSFAPQIKRVSSGDEALQLLAERNFDLIMVFRKLGDMDIVAFGQKAKEIIPDIPVVLLAFHPRELNISYHPDFSKAVDKPFFWSGEANILLAIVKYIEDKINVDYDTRLVGVRVIILIEDSIRFYSSYLPLLYGVIMRQTQALMADGLNLSHKLLRMRARPKILLADSYEQGWELYQKYNQYLLGIISDIKFSKSGQPDDLAGLKLARKVKKQMPDLPILLQSSNLRYVEEAAAENVAFLHKRTPALLTELRHFIRQNFGFGDFVFRMPGGSEVARAEDFHSMEQCLKDVPEESLIFHASRNHFSNWLMARTEFDLANRLRSRKVSEFKNAAAVRAYLMETFKSFRHEKQLGIVTDFSRKQFDLQSDFVRIGEGSLGGKGRGLAFISRLMRRYNVYDSFEGVRINVPPSAILGTSVFDRFLENNNLLEYALGEHSDKEIAAAFQKASLPKDIRADLGAYMEIIKYPLAVRSSSLLEDSHYQPFAGIFDTHMLPNCHPGKKVRMERLEEAIKYIYASIFARKSKKYIEATGNRVEEEKMAVILQKVVGSRRNDRFYPVISGIARSYNFYPIGNIKPKEGVVYAALGLGKTIVEGGNCLYFSPSNPQNLPQFSSVKDFLDNSQQEFFAVDMSDPLVHPAPGAEAGLIKLRKEQAMDDGSLQYVGSTFSPDNDRIYEGVNRPGIKLITFAPILKTKIFPLDEIVRFLLQLGSSGMNIPVEIEFAAELSSEPGKPHDFGFLQIRPMATEMVLEGVTLDKFDNGKIICKSNQALSNGRINSIKDIIYVSPDNFDRSKMPQMAAEVGRFNDQFKMENRSYLLIGPGRWGTADRWLGIPTTWDQISSAQIIIEAAYGDFTVTPSFGTHFFQNLIAFQIGYLTVNRTNEKNFINWDWITSQAIADKTEHIRHIRLENPIKALIDGHTGRAVILKPKK from the coding sequence ATGGCCAAGCTCAATATAGACCTTAAGGATTACGAATCCGGTTTCGCCCGGTTTGATTCCCTGATGCAATTCAAGGTCAAGGATATCCTGCTGGTCTCCAGCATGTATGATTCATTTACACTTGAGGAAGACGGGCATATCGCGCAGTTGATATTCAATGAGTATATCGAGCTGAATCTCTCATTTGCGCCGCAAATCAAAAGAGTTTCTTCCGGGGATGAGGCCCTGCAACTGCTGGCCGAGCGCAATTTTGACCTGATCATGGTCTTCCGCAAACTGGGCGATATGGATATTGTCGCATTTGGTCAGAAGGCCAAGGAAATCATCCCCGACATCCCGGTGGTCCTCCTGGCTTTTCATCCGCGCGAATTGAATATCAGCTATCATCCCGATTTCTCGAAGGCGGTTGACAAACCCTTTTTCTGGAGCGGTGAGGCCAATATCCTGCTGGCCATCGTCAAATATATCGAAGACAAGATCAATGTCGATTACGATACGCGGCTGGTCGGCGTCAGGGTGATTATTTTGATCGAAGATTCGATCAGGTTTTACTCATCATATCTGCCGCTTCTCTACGGCGTGATCATGCGGCAGACACAGGCCTTGATGGCCGACGGCTTGAACCTGTCGCACAAGCTTCTCAGGATGAGGGCCCGCCCCAAAATTCTTCTGGCTGACTCATACGAGCAGGGCTGGGAACTGTATCAGAAATATAATCAGTATCTCCTGGGGATTATCTCTGATATAAAATTTTCAAAAAGCGGGCAGCCCGATGATCTGGCCGGTTTGAAGCTGGCGCGCAAGGTCAAGAAACAGATGCCCGATTTGCCTATATTGCTGCAGTCATCAAATCTCCGCTATGTCGAGGAAGCCGCGGCGGAGAATGTCGCTTTTCTACATAAAAGAACCCCGGCGCTTCTGACGGAATTACGGCATTTTATCCGGCAGAATTTCGGATTCGGTGATTTTGTGTTCAGAATGCCCGGCGGCTCCGAAGTGGCCCGGGCGGAAGATTTTCATTCCATGGAGCAGTGTTTGAAGGACGTCCCGGAGGAGTCACTTATTTTTCATGCCAGCCGTAATCATTTCTCCAACTGGCTCATGGCCCGAACCGAATTCGACCTGGCCAACCGCCTTCGCTCCAGAAAAGTATCGGAGTTCAAGAATGCCGCGGCGGTGCGAGCCTACCTGATGGAGACATTCAAAAGTTTCCGGCATGAAAAGCAGCTTGGCATTGTTACTGATTTTTCGCGAAAGCAGTTTGATCTCCAGAGCGACTTTGTCCGCATCGGCGAGGGCTCGCTGGGGGGCAAAGGGCGCGGCCTGGCATTTATCAGCCGTTTGATGCGCCGGTACAATGTATATGACAGCTTTGAGGGTGTCAGAATCAATGTGCCGCCATCGGCCATTCTGGGGACATCGGTTTTCGATCGCTTTCTGGAGAACAATAATCTTCTGGAATATGCGCTGGGGGAGCACAGCGATAAAGAAATCGCGGCCGCTTTTCAAAAGGCCTCGCTTCCAAAAGATATCCGCGCCGACCTGGGCGCATATATGGAGATAATTAAATATCCGCTGGCCGTAAGGTCATCATCATTGCTCGAGGATTCGCACTATCAGCCGTTCGCGGGTATTTTCGATACGCACATGCTGCCCAACTGCCACCCCGGCAAAAAAGTCCGGATGGAGAGACTGGAAGAGGCGATTAAGTACATCTATGCTTCAATCTTCGCGCGAAAATCGAAAAAATACATCGAGGCCACCGGTAATCGGGTCGAAGAGGAAAAAATGGCGGTCATCCTTCAGAAGGTGGTCGGCAGCCGAAGAAACGACCGCTTCTACCCCGTTATATCCGGAATCGCAAGATCATACAATTTTTATCCGATCGGCAATATCAAGCCGAAAGAAGGGGTTGTTTATGCGGCGCTCGGTCTGGGAAAGACCATAGTCGAGGGCGGTAACTGCCTATATTTCTCGCCCAGTAACCCTCAAAATCTGCCGCAGTTTTCATCGGTGAAAGATTTCCTCGACAACTCACAGCAGGAGTTTTTTGCGGTCGATATGAGTGATCCGCTGGTTCACCCGGCGCCCGGCGCGGAAGCCGGTTTAATCAAACTGCGCAAGGAACAGGCGATGGATGATGGGAGCCTGCAGTATGTCGGCTCTACTTTTTCACCCGACAATGATCGCATTTATGAAGGGGTCAACCGCCCGGGTATCAAGCTGATCACGTTTGCCCCGATTCTTAAAACCAAAATTTTCCCGCTCGATGAAATCGTCAGGTTCCTGCTTCAACTGGGGTCATCCGGGATGAATATCCCGGTCGAGATCGAGTTTGCGGCCGAATTAAGTTCCGAACCGGGCAAACCGCATGATTTCGGGTTTCTGCAGATACGCCCGATGGCGACCGAGATGGTTCTGGAGGGGGTTACGCTGGATAAATTCGACAACGGCAAAATTATCTGCAAGAGCAACCAGGCCCTGAGTAACGGCCGCATAAACAGTATTAAAGATATTATCTATGTCAGTCCGGATAATTTTGACCGGTCCAAAATGCCTCAGATGGCGGCCGAAGTGGGGCGCTTCAACGATCAGTTCAAAATGGAAAACCGGTCATACCTGCTGATCGGCCCGGGTCGATGGGGAACCGCCGACCGCTGGCTGGGTATTCCGACCACCTGGGACCAGATTTCGTCGGCGCAGATCATTATCGAGGCGGCTTACGGTGATTTCACGGTAACGCCGTCGTTTGGGACCCACTTTTTCCAGAACCTGATAGCCTTTCAGATCGGTTATTTGACGGTCAACCGGACCAATGAGAAGAATTTCATTAATTGGGACTGGATTACGTCGCAAGCGATTGCAGATAAAACTGAACATATTCGGCATATTCGTCTGGAAAACCCGATCAAGGCCTTAATTGACGGTCACACCGGCCGGGCGGTGATTCTGAAGCCGAAAAAGTGA
- a CDS encoding phosphate acetyltransferase (catalyzes the formation of acetyl phosphate from acetyl-CoA and phosphate; can also act with other short-chain acyl-CoAs) encodes MITSFAELAEKTRAKIADKGIPSMGVIFPRGGKCLEAIVQAVGGGYVKPVLFGPKAEIEKAALMQNVDVGGLDIFDTATINGALVKTIEAVSAGDIQFILKGSISSRDFVDMLLLPETGFVKKGQVLSHVGVIQAPKYRKLMFVTDAAVNSVSNADIKIAITRNAAVLAKKLGIQMPKAALLAAVESIYPAVPVTMEEAAIAKMSDRGQISDVIIDGPLSFDVAIDAEVAKSKGITNSRVAGDTDIFVNPSLETANGLYKAMVMYANGEAAGIIMGGPVPIASTFTVDPVKNIINSIILGAYIS; translated from the coding sequence ATGATTACTTCCTTTGCGGAACTGGCCGAAAAAACCCGCGCCAAAATCGCCGATAAGGGCATTCCTTCCATGGGAGTAATCTTCCCGCGCGGCGGCAAATGTCTCGAGGCGATCGTGCAGGCGGTCGGCGGCGGTTATGTCAAGCCAGTGCTTTTCGGCCCGAAGGCCGAAATAGAGAAAGCTGCCTTGATGCAAAATGTCGATGTCGGCGGCCTCGATATATTCGATACCGCCACCATAAACGGGGCCCTGGTCAAGACCATCGAAGCGGTCTCGGCCGGCGATATACAGTTTATTCTCAAAGGCAGTATCAGTTCCCGGGATTTCGTGGATATGCTGCTTCTTCCTGAAACCGGATTCGTCAAAAAGGGGCAGGTGCTTTCTCATGTCGGCGTGATTCAGGCCCCCAAATACCGCAAGCTGATGTTCGTTACCGACGCGGCCGTCAATTCGGTATCGAACGCCGATATCAAAATTGCCATCACGCGCAATGCCGCAGTTCTGGCCAAAAAACTCGGCATCCAGATGCCCAAAGCGGCGCTGCTGGCCGCGGTCGAGTCGATCTATCCGGCGGTGCCGGTGACTATGGAAGAAGCGGCCATCGCCAAGATGTCCGACCGGGGGCAAATCAGCGATGTTATCATCGACGGCCCTCTCTCATTCGATGTTGCTATCGATGCCGAAGTGGCCAAATCCAAGGGCATCACCAACTCGAGAGTGGCCGGCGATACAGATATCTTTGTCAATCCGAGTCTGGAGACGGCCAACGGGTTGTACAAAGCAATGGTGATGTATGCCAACGGCGAGGCGGCCGGAATTATTATGGGCGGCCCGGTCCCGATTGCGTCAACTTTCACGGTTGACCCGGTCAAGAACATCATCAACTCGATCATCCTCGGCGCATATATTAGTTGA
- the buk gene encoding butyrate kinase, which produces MEGVIIVINPGSTSTRMALFRGKERIAEETVRHDSAELAPFDNVADQFDLRMAKIDQWLASAGIDSHKVAALAGRGAPLRPLQDSIYAINEKMLDDLRTARYSNHASNLGALIADHLRKRFNVPAVIVEPITTDNLTDFARISGIPEIVRKSRSHALNIKEVCRREAENIGKDYTRANFVVAHMGGGISVAAVKGGLIVDVNDGLLGMGPFSPERAGALPIGGVVEMCFSGKYTREEIINKFSRESGFKAYLGTADLRAVEKMIDAGDEKAELYFGAMVYQIAKEIGACAAVLKGGIDGIIFTGGMAHSARLVKQLSEYVSTFGKVTVVAGEYEMEALAAGALRVLEGIEIPKEY; this is translated from the coding sequence ATGGAAGGTGTCATTATCGTTATCAATCCCGGATCGACTTCGACCCGGATGGCTTTATTCAGGGGCAAAGAGAGAATCGCCGAAGAGACGGTTCGGCATGACAGCGCCGAGCTGGCACCCTTCGATAATGTGGCCGACCAGTTCGATTTGCGAATGGCCAAAATCGACCAGTGGCTTGCATCAGCCGGGATAGACTCACACAAGGTCGCCGCCCTTGCCGGCCGGGGCGCGCCCTTGCGGCCGCTGCAAGACAGCATTTATGCCATAAATGAAAAAATGCTTGATGACCTCCGGACTGCGCGGTACTCAAACCATGCTTCCAATCTCGGCGCTCTGATCGCCGACCATCTCCGCAAAAGATTCAATGTCCCCGCCGTTATTGTCGAGCCGATCACCACTGATAACTTAACCGATTTTGCCCGGATTTCGGGAATACCGGAGATTGTCAGAAAGTCGCGCTCGCACGCCCTTAATATTAAAGAAGTCTGCCGCCGCGAGGCGGAGAATATAGGAAAAGATTATACCCGGGCCAATTTTGTCGTCGCCCATATGGGGGGCGGTATCTCGGTGGCCGCGGTCAAAGGCGGGTTGATTGTCGATGTCAACGACGGGCTGCTTGGGATGGGGCCGTTCTCGCCGGAACGGGCGGGCGCCCTTCCGATCGGAGGAGTGGTCGAAATGTGCTTTTCGGGCAAATATACCCGCGAAGAAATAATAAATAAATTTTCACGCGAATCCGGTTTTAAAGCTTATCTTGGTACTGCAGACCTGCGCGCTGTCGAAAAAATGATTGACGCCGGCGATGAAAAAGCGGAATTATATTTCGGAGCAATGGTGTACCAGATTGCCAAAGAAATCGGAGCCTGTGCCGCCGTCCTGAAAGGCGGGATCGATGGTATAATATTTACCGGCGGTATGGCTCATTCGGCCAGACTCGTAAAGCAACTCTCCGAGTATGTTTCGACCTTCGGAAAAGTGACAGTGGTCGCCGGAGAGTATGAGATGGAAGCGCTGGCTGCGGGGGCCTTAAGAGTTCTCGAGGGAATAGAGATCCCGAAGGAATACTGA
- a CDS encoding phosphate butyryltransferase: protein MHTLIETDAIVSSDQIINAAGFQAERNGKKTVAVAAASDPDVLGALASANAAGILDAVLFGDREKILKAADEDRVDISDFVIEHESNVERAAYGAVKMAAEGKADVVMKGFISTSALLRIVLHRDFDLRTKNTISHTALLDIPGYHKLIQITDGGMVVKPNLEQKLQIMENAVLVARALGLDPVKVAVSGAVDKVYDNIPETTSCRTFLAHVPALDLENVLVQGPLTLDAATSEEIAALKDIDGPVVGDADIYLVDSIEECNIISKALINFADTVFAGVIVGARVPVSLVSRTDTVKNKKTSVALACLVSEYYRMIGLAGGTR from the coding sequence ATGCATACCTTAATCGAAACCGATGCCATAGTATCGTCCGACCAAATAATCAACGCCGCTGGTTTTCAGGCCGAGAGAAACGGCAAGAAAACAGTGGCGGTGGCGGCTGCCAGTGATCCCGATGTCCTGGGCGCTCTGGCTTCGGCTAATGCCGCCGGGATTCTCGATGCCGTTCTCTTTGGCGACCGGGAAAAAATCCTCAAAGCCGCCGATGAAGACCGTGTCGATATCTCCGATTTTGTTATCGAGCATGAAAGTAATGTCGAACGAGCCGCCTATGGCGCCGTAAAAATGGCCGCCGAAGGTAAGGCGGATGTGGTCATGAAGGGATTTATCTCAACTTCGGCGCTTTTGAGAATCGTTTTGCATCGGGATTTTGATCTTAGGACAAAAAATACCATCTCGCATACGGCCCTGCTCGATATTCCCGGATATCACAAATTGATTCAGATAACCGACGGCGGCATGGTTGTCAAGCCTAATCTGGAACAGAAACTCCAAATTATGGAAAATGCCGTCCTGGTGGCGCGGGCGCTGGGGCTGGATCCGGTTAAAGTGGCCGTGTCCGGAGCGGTCGATAAAGTTTATGATAATATTCCCGAAACAACCTCATGCCGGACATTTCTGGCCCATGTGCCGGCGCTGGATCTCGAAAATGTCCTGGTCCAGGGGCCGCTTACGCTTGATGCCGCAACCTCGGAAGAAATCGCCGCTCTCAAAGATATCGACGGGCCGGTGGTCGGTGATGCCGACATATATCTGGTTGACTCGATCGAGGAGTGCAACATTATCTCCAAAGCATTGATTAATTTCGCTGACACCGTTTTCGCCGGCGTGATTGTCGGCGCCCGAGTGCCGGTCAGTTTGGTTTCAAGAACCGATACCGTGAAGAATAAAAAGACCTCGGTGGCGCTGGCCTGTCTGGTTTCGGAATATTACAGGATGATCGGGCTGGCGGGAGGTACCCGATGA